A section of the Streptococcus oriscaviae genome encodes:
- the acpS gene encoding holo-ACP synthase, translating into MIIGHGIDLQELTAIQEALQKHPRFVDKVLTSREKEHFDKLKGKRQLEYLAGRWSAKEAFAKALGTGIGKLRFQDMEVLNDAKGVPRLSQSQVAAKVWLSISHSGNFVQASVILEEADESK; encoded by the coding sequence ATGATAATAGGACATGGTATCGACCTGCAGGAACTAACTGCAATTCAAGAAGCGCTCCAAAAACATCCTCGGTTTGTGGACAAGGTGCTGACTTCTAGGGAAAAAGAACACTTCGACAAACTCAAGGGCAAGCGCCAGTTGGAATATTTAGCAGGACGTTGGTCAGCTAAGGAGGCTTTCGCAAAAGCCTTGGGAACAGGTATTGGCAAGCTTCGATTCCAAGATATGGAAGTACTAAATGATGCCAAAGGGGTACCCCGCCTGAGCCAATCTCAGGTAGCAGCCAAGGTTTGGCTCAGTATTAGCCACTCAGGAAATTTTGTTCAAGCCAGTGTCATTTTGGAGGAAGCAGATGAAAGCAAGTAG